Proteins co-encoded in one Brassica oleracea var. oleracea cultivar TO1000 chromosome C4, BOL, whole genome shotgun sequence genomic window:
- the LOC106338479 gene encoding uncharacterized protein LOC106338479, with amino-acid sequence MHEVVFLNEERVFPKRFDECDGNTSIWYLDNGASNHMTGKRESFSNLEESIQGKVKFDDGSNVEIVGKGSITFIGKTGERRALRDIYYISSLKHNIISLGQATEMGCEVNMKEDLLMLKDPRGRLLVQVTRQSNRLYKTPMEVEYPKCLQIQETDVTWTWHARLGHVNFGVMKNMVDKEMVVGMPQVKHEKDECSTCLVGKQTRKYFPPKSKYRASHTLELVHGDLCGLISPSTPANNRYTSHRTVYTVLLKAMKIPNQLWVEAVRHSTHLINRIATKALENKTPYEGLYVKKPNIEHLRIFGCVAFVKINGPHLKKMDDRSRMVINLGTEPGSKAYKHYDPVAKKIVVSRDVIFDEKKSWDWSTLSATVDEEPGSFKLPHIDVTEEGDGDEHQDPQHHEEQNNNKEEEVVDAGEQEQVAENNDAIMKKKKL; translated from the exons ATGCATGAAGTAGTATTCCTCAACGAAGAGAGAGTGTTTCCTAAGAGGTTTGATGAATGCGATGGAAATACGAGTATATGGTACCTTGACAATGGTGCAAGTAACCATATGACAGGCAAGAGAGAGTCCTTCTCAAACCTAGAAGAGAGCATCCAAGGTAAAGTCAAATTCGATGATGGATCAAACGTCGAGATTGTTGGGAAAGGTTCGATCACGTTCATCGGAAAAACAGGGGAGAGAAGAGCACTCAGAGATATCTACTACATCTCGAGTCTTAAACACAATATCATAAGTCTTGGACAAGCAACCGAGATGGGTTGTGAGGTTAATATGAAAGAAGACTTACTGATGCTGAAAGATCCCCGTGGAAGGCTATTAGTACAAGTCACAAGGCAATCAAACCGATTGTACAAGACGCCAATGGAGGTTGAATATCCGAAGTGTCTTCAAATACAAGAAACTGATGTTACATGGACGTGGCATGCACGGCTAGGACATGTGAACTTTGGAGTCATGAAGAATATGGTAGACAAGGAGATGGTAGTAGGGATGCCTCAGGTGAAACACGAGAAAGATGAGTGCAGCACCTGCTTAGTTGGGAAGCAAACTCGAAAGTATTTCCCGCCTAAATCAAAGTATCGAGCATCACACACATTGGAGTTAGTACATGGTGACTTGTGCGGTCTGATATCACCATCAACACCTGCAAACAATAGATAT ACATCTCACCGCACCGTATACACCGTTTTGTTGAAAGCTATGAAGATACCTAATCAGCTATGGGTAGAAGCAGTACGTCATTCAACGCATCTCATAAACCGCATTGCTACAAAGGCTTTGGAAAACAAGACTCCATACGAAGGCTTGTATGTTAAGAAACCAAACATTGAGCATCTAAGGATCTTTGGATGTGTAGCTTTCGTAAAAATCAACGGTCCTCATCTTAAGAAGATGGATGATCGATCAAGGATGGTGATCAACCTAGGCACAGAGCCCGGCTCAAAAGCTTACAAGCACTATGATCCGGTCGCGAAGAAGATAGTTGTTAGTAGAGATGTAATCTTTGACGAGAAGAAAAGTTGGGATTGGTCTACACTATCAGCAACCGTGGACGAAGAACCAGGATCATTCAAGCTTCCTCATATCGATGTTACAGAAGAAGGAGATGGTGATGAGCATCAAGATCCCCAACACCATGAAGAGCAAAACAATAATAAAGAAGAAGAAGTTGTAGACGCTGGTGAACAAGAGCAAGTAGCAGAGAACAACGATGCAATAATGAAGAAGAAGAAGTTGTAG